From the genome of Thiovibrio frasassiensis:
ATGAAGAACTCAAAACAATCCTGCAAGACGAAAAGCACTTGCGGGGTTAGGCCATGAACGCATTGTATTCGGCAAAAGAATTGCTGGGCCTCGGCTTGTCCACGCTGCCCGGAACCGAGCGAAGCATTGCCCGCCGGGCCGAGCAGGAAAACTGGTCGTTTTCTTGGCAGACTGTCCAGGGCGGACCGCGCAAAATGTACCGGGCGCATATCCTACCGGATTATATACGCAAGGCCATCCTTGCCAGGGAAGAGATCGACGCCCTGGTGCCGGTATCTCCGCAGCCCCTCCCGCAAGACGAGGCGGTGAGCGAGAGCCAAACCCAAAAGGCCCTGCTCAAAGCCGACCTGCTCCGCCTCTACATGCAGGCCATGGCCATCGCCCCCTGGGGCAAAAAGGACCAGGCCCGCGCCGACTTCCTCGCCGCCTACAACTCCGGCATCGCCTACCCGCAGATCTTCGCCGCCCTGGGCGAGATCAACTGGAAAACCATCGAAGGCTGGAAGATCCGGATCAAGAAGAGCAACGGCAACACCTTCCAGCTCGCCGACCGTCGCGGCTCCTGCCGCAAAGGCAAAAGCGGCCTCAATGAGACGCAAACCGACATCCTGCTGCGCTGCGCCCTGCACCCCAACAAGCCCCGTATCGCCGAGGCCATCCGCATGGCGCACAGCATCATGCGGACCAAGGGGATCAGCAACGGCCACTCGGAGGCCACCTATCGCCGCTGGCTCCAGGACTGGACCGACCGCAACTATCATATCTGGGTGTTCAACCGCGAGGGCGCCAAGGCCTGGAATGACAAGTGCGCCTTCTACATCGAACGCGACTACAACCTGATCAACGTGGGCGACGTGGTGGTGGCCGACGGTCACACCCTGAACTTCGAGGTGATAAACCCCTGGACCGGAAAGCCGAAGCGCATGACGCTGATCTGCTTCCTGGACATGAAGTCCGGCATCGCCCTGGGCTGGGAGATCATGCCCACCGAGAACACTGCGGCGATCTCCAGCGCCCTGCGTCGGGCCATCCTGCGCCTGGGTAAAATTCCCCAGGTCGTCTATCTCGACAATGGTCGGGCCTTCAAGAGCCGGTTCTTCCAGGGCACGAATTTTGAGGAGGCCGGGTTTGCCGGGCTCTATGAGCGCCTCGACATCAAGACCATCTTTGCCTGGCCCTACCATGGCCAGAGCAAAACCGTGGAGCGCTTCTTCGGCTCCTTTGCCGAGCTGGAGCGCTGGTGCCCCACCTATACCGGCACCTCCATCGAGCACAAGCCGCCCCGCATGATGCGCGGCGAGCGGTTGCACCGCAAGCTGCATGAAAAAGCGACCGGCGGGCACGTCCTCACCATGGAGGAGGCGCACCGCGCCATCGCCGTCTGGTTCGATGCGCATGCCAACCGGCCGCAGCGTGGCCACCTGGACGGCCAAACGCCAATGGAATTGTTCCTGGAAGGCCGAGGCCCTGGGGTGGACAAGGCAGCGCTGGCCTACCTGATGATGAGCATTGAGATCAAGACCATCCATCGCAACGGCGTCACCTTCCAGGGCCAGAACTACTATGCCCCGGCGCTCTACGGTCGCCGCCATCCGGTAGTCATCCGTTATGACCTGCAAGACACCTCGACGATTTATGTCTTTGAGCAGGATGGCACCTACCTCTGCGAGGCAAACCCGGTAGAGAAAGTCCACCCGGCCGCCACCTGTCTTGGCACCGAAGAGGACAAGGCGAAACTCCTCCAGCACATTGAATTCAAAAAGGGCCAGGAAAAGGAAGCCTCGGCCACGGCCCGCGTCTTCTTGGAGCAGGAAGTCCTGCCCGAGCACCAGCGGCAAATGGCCACCATCGGTGTGCTGACAGACGATCGCGGGCAAGCCA
Proteins encoded in this window:
- a CDS encoding transposase codes for the protein MNALYSAKELLGLGLSTLPGTERSIARRAEQENWSFSWQTVQGGPRKMYRAHILPDYIRKAILAREEIDALVPVSPQPLPQDEAVSESQTQKALLKADLLRLYMQAMAIAPWGKKDQARADFLAAYNSGIAYPQIFAALGEINWKTIEGWKIRIKKSNGNTFQLADRRGSCRKGKSGLNETQTDILLRCALHPNKPRIAEAIRMAHSIMRTKGISNGHSEATYRRWLQDWTDRNYHIWVFNREGAKAWNDKCAFYIERDYNLINVGDVVVADGHTLNFEVINPWTGKPKRMTLICFLDMKSGIALGWEIMPTENTAAISSALRRAILRLGKIPQVVYLDNGRAFKSRFFQGTNFEEAGFAGLYERLDIKTIFAWPYHGQSKTVERFFGSFAELERWCPTYTGTSIEHKPPRMMRGERLHRKLHEKATGGHVLTMEEAHRAIAVWFDAHANRPQRGHLDGQTPMELFLEGRGPGVDKAALAYLMMSIEIKTIHRNGVTFQGQNYYAPALYGRRHPVVIRYDLQDTSTIYVFEQDGTYLCEANPVEKVHPAATCLGTEEDKAKLLQHIEFKKGQEKEASATARVFLEQEVLPEHQRQMATIGVLTDDRGQAKQLPAPVIHLDAEKLAREVAENARLQGEADEREFRETLLAMDNSDRFEKLLELEAQGVELAEEWLGFMAFFPKTGDYTNHEEYWESRRMAFTLMYRNQASK